One region of Streptomyces sp. CG4 genomic DNA includes:
- the mmsA gene encoding multiple monosaccharide ABC transporter ATP-binding protein — MAGPVLEMRSIVKTFPGVKALSDVTLTVRQGEVHAICGENGAGKSTLMKVLSGVHPHGTYEGEILFEGEVCHFKDIRASEQRGIVIIHQELALVPFLSLAENIFLGNEHATRGFINWNDTLRHGTELLRRVGLDEHPETRVADIGVGKQQLVEIAKALSKKVKLLILDEPTAALNDEDSGKLLDLILELKNQGITSIIISHKLGEIRKVADSVTIIRDGKSIETLDVKAPETTEDRIISGMVGRDLDHRFPERTPHEPEAGAAAALEIRNWTVHHPIDQQRKVVDDVSISVRRGEIVGIAGLMGAGRTELAMSVFGRTYGKYGGGTVLKDGTEIRTKSVAEAVEHGIAYVTEDRKHYGLNLIDTINRNISLTALKKVARRGVVDEQAERQVSEGFRTSMNIKAPTVFEPVGKLSGGNQQKVVLSKWIFAGPDVLILDEPTRGIDVGAKYEIYTVIDQLAAQGKAVVFISSELPELLGMCDRIYTMAAGRLTGEVSRAEATQEVLMRHMTKDKAPADNAKDEEVTR, encoded by the coding sequence ATGGCGGGACCCGTCCTGGAAATGCGCTCGATCGTCAAGACCTTTCCCGGTGTCAAAGCGCTGTCGGACGTCACACTGACCGTCCGCCAGGGCGAGGTCCACGCCATCTGCGGGGAGAACGGCGCCGGAAAGTCCACGCTGATGAAGGTGCTCTCCGGCGTCCATCCGCACGGCACCTACGAGGGCGAGATCCTCTTCGAGGGAGAGGTCTGCCATTTCAAGGACATCCGGGCGAGCGAGCAGCGCGGCATCGTCATCATCCACCAGGAGCTGGCGCTGGTGCCGTTCCTCTCCCTCGCGGAGAACATCTTCCTCGGCAACGAACACGCCACGCGCGGCTTCATCAACTGGAACGACACCCTCAGGCACGGCACCGAACTGCTGCGCCGGGTCGGCCTCGACGAGCACCCGGAGACCCGCGTCGCCGACATCGGCGTGGGCAAGCAGCAGCTCGTGGAGATCGCCAAAGCCCTGTCGAAGAAGGTGAAGCTGCTCATCCTCGACGAGCCGACGGCGGCCCTGAACGACGAGGACAGCGGCAAACTCCTCGATCTGATCCTGGAGCTGAAGAACCAGGGCATCACCTCGATCATCATCTCCCACAAACTGGGCGAGATCCGCAAGGTCGCCGACTCGGTGACGATCATCCGCGACGGGAAGTCGATCGAGACGCTCGACGTGAAGGCGCCGGAGACGACCGAGGACCGGATCATCAGCGGCATGGTGGGCCGCGACCTCGACCACCGTTTCCCCGAGCGCACCCCGCACGAGCCGGAGGCGGGCGCGGCCGCCGCGCTGGAGATCCGCAACTGGACCGTCCATCACCCCATCGACCAGCAGCGCAAGGTCGTGGACGATGTGTCGATCAGCGTCCGCCGGGGCGAGATCGTCGGCATCGCGGGCCTGATGGGCGCCGGCCGCACCGAACTCGCGATGAGCGTCTTCGGCCGCACCTACGGCAAGTACGGGGGCGGCACGGTCCTCAAGGACGGCACGGAGATCCGTACGAAGTCCGTCGCGGAGGCGGTGGAGCACGGCATCGCGTACGTCACCGAGGACCGCAAGCACTACGGCCTGAACCTCATCGACACCATCAACCGGAACATCTCGCTGACCGCGCTGAAGAAGGTCGCGAGGCGGGGCGTGGTGGACGAGCAGGCGGAGCGGCAGGTCTCCGAGGGCTTCCGCACGTCGATGAACATCAAGGCGCCGACGGTCTTCGAGCCGGTGGGCAAGCTGTCCGGCGGCAACCAGCAGAAGGTCGTCCTCAGCAAGTGGATCTTCGCGGGTCCGGACGTGCTGATCCTGGACGAGCCCACGCGCGGCATCGACGTGGGCGCCAAGTACGAGATCTACACGGTCATCGACCAGCTGGCCGCCCAGGGCAAGGCGGTCGTCTTCATCTCCTCCGAGCTGCCGGAGCTGCTCGGCATGTGCGACCGCATCTACACGATGGCCGCCGGGCGGCTGACCGGTGAGGTGTCGCGGGCGGAGGCCACGCAGGAAGTGCTGATGCGCCACATGACGAAGGACAAGGCGCCGGCGGACAACGCAAAGGACGAAGAGGTAACGCGATGA
- the chvE gene encoding multiple monosaccharide ABC transporter substrate-binding protein, which produces MRNRRTALAAIAGAASLALTLTACGQSGSGGSKEKAGDVKGATIGIAMPTKSSERWINDGNNVVKDLQAKGYKTKLVYGEDDPSTQVSQIENLITQGVKGLIVAAIDNKSLNNVLQEAHQANIPVIAYDRLILGTKNVDYYASFDNEKVGTLQGTYIVHKLGLDSGKKGPFNIELFAGSNDDNNTQYFFDGAMKVLQPYIDKKQLVVKSGQTKLNQVTTLRWDGTTAQHRMEDILTSAYKSGRVDAVLSPYDGISIGILSALKSDGYGSGSNPLPVITGQDAELASVKSIIAGQQTQTVYKDTRQLAKVASTMVDDSLHNKTPQVNDTKTYTNGAKVVPAYLLQPVSVDKTNYEDVLVKGGYYTESELK; this is translated from the coding sequence ATGCGCAACCGCAGAACGGCCCTCGCCGCGATAGCCGGAGCCGCCTCGCTCGCCCTCACCCTGACCGCCTGCGGTCAGAGCGGCTCGGGCGGCAGCAAGGAGAAGGCCGGCGACGTCAAGGGCGCCACCATCGGCATCGCGATGCCGACCAAGTCCTCCGAGCGCTGGATCAACGACGGCAACAACGTCGTCAAGGACCTCCAGGCGAAGGGCTACAAGACCAAGCTGGTCTACGGTGAGGACGACCCGAGCACCCAGGTCTCGCAGATCGAGAACCTGATCACCCAGGGCGTCAAGGGCCTGATCGTCGCGGCCATCGACAACAAGTCCCTGAACAACGTGCTCCAGGAGGCCCACCAGGCCAACATCCCGGTCATCGCCTACGACCGGCTGATCCTCGGCACCAAGAACGTCGACTACTACGCCTCGTTCGACAACGAGAAGGTCGGCACCCTCCAGGGCACGTACATCGTGCACAAGCTCGGTCTGGACAGCGGCAAGAAGGGTCCGTTCAACATCGAGCTGTTCGCCGGGTCGAACGACGACAACAACACCCAGTACTTCTTCGACGGCGCCATGAAGGTGCTCCAGCCGTACATCGACAAGAAGCAGCTGGTGGTCAAGTCCGGGCAGACCAAGCTCAACCAGGTCACCACCCTGCGCTGGGACGGCACCACCGCCCAGCACCGCATGGAGGACATCCTCACCTCCGCCTACAAGAGCGGCCGGGTCGACGCGGTGCTCTCGCCGTACGACGGCATCTCCATCGGCATCCTGTCCGCGCTGAAGTCGGACGGCTACGGCTCGGGCAGCAACCCGCTGCCGGTCATCACCGGCCAGGACGCCGAGCTCGCCTCGGTGAAGTCGATCATCGCCGGGCAGCAGACGCAGACCGTCTACAAGGACACCCGGCAGCTCGCCAAGGTCGCCTCGACCATGGTCGACGACTCCCTCCACAACAAGACGCCGCAGGTCAACGACACCAAGACCTACACCAACGGCGCCAAGGTCGTCCCGGCCTATCTGCTCCAGCCGGTGAGCGTGGACAAGACCAACTACGAGGACGTCCTGGTCAAGGGCGGTTACTACACCGAGTCCGAGCTCAAGTAA